A stretch of Sulfitobacter sp. THAF37 DNA encodes these proteins:
- a CDS encoding transporter substrate-binding domain-containing protein, with amino-acid sequence MKKIILSATALAMMAGSAFADAHSSTVRMGTEGAYPPYNFLNDAGEVDGFEREVGDELCARAELTCEWVTNEWDSIIPNLTSGNYDTIIAGMSITDERDEVIDFTQNYFPPAASAYVAKSDGVDLEGGVVAAQTSTIQAAHVAESGATLLEFATYDETVAAVMSGEADAVFADKDALAPTVEESGGELTFVGDDVPLGGGIGVGVRESDTELKEKLDAAIQSMKDDGSLNELIVKWFGEDAKTF; translated from the coding sequence ATGAAGAAGATCATCCTTTCCGCCACCGCGCTGGCCATGATGGCCGGGTCGGCCTTTGCCGACGCACACTCCAGCACGGTCCGCATGGGGACCGAGGGCGCGTACCCTCCCTACAACTTTCTCAACGACGCGGGTGAAGTGGACGGGTTCGAACGCGAAGTCGGCGACGAGCTTTGCGCACGCGCCGAGCTGACCTGCGAATGGGTCACGAATGAATGGGACAGCATCATCCCCAACCTGACCTCCGGCAACTACGACACCATCATCGCCGGCATGTCGATCACCGACGAGCGGGACGAGGTCATCGACTTTACCCAGAACTATTTCCCGCCCGCCGCCTCCGCCTATGTGGCGAAATCGGATGGTGTGGATCTGGAAGGCGGCGTTGTCGCAGCGCAGACCAGCACCATCCAGGCGGCGCATGTCGCCGAATCCGGCGCGACCCTGCTGGAATTCGCCACCTATGACGAAACCGTCGCCGCCGTCATGTCGGGCGAGGCCGATGCGGTTTTCGCGGACAAGGACGCACTGGCCCCCACCGTCGAGGAATCCGGCGGTGAGTTGACCTTTGTGGGCGATGACGTGCCGCTGGGCGGCGGCATCGGTGTCGGCGTCCGCGAAAGCGATACGGAGTTGAAAGAAAAGCTCGACGCCGCGATCCAGTCCATGAAGGACGACGGCAGCCTGAACGAACTGATCGTCAAATGGTTCGGCGAAGACGCCAAGACATTCTGA
- a CDS encoding ABC transporter ATP-binding protein, translating to MAPETPVIQIKDLHKAYGALEVLKGVSLSAPKGNVISLIGSSGSGKSTLLRCCNLLEDSQQGEVLFKGEPVAWKGSGHARRPSDPKQVLRIRTNLSMVFQQFNLWSHMTILQNVMEAPLTVLGRDRAEVETSARGYLEKVGIGDKCDVYPAQLSGGQQQRAAIARGLCMEPEALLFDEPTSALDPELEQEVVKVIKDLAAEGRTMLIVTHDMKLAADVSDHVIFLHQGLIEEEGPPDTLFGAPKSERLRGFLSATHAT from the coding sequence GTGGCCCCCGAGACCCCGGTTATCCAGATCAAGGACCTGCACAAGGCGTATGGCGCGCTGGAAGTGCTCAAGGGTGTCAGCCTCAGCGCACCCAAAGGCAACGTGATCTCGCTGATCGGGTCGTCCGGGTCGGGCAAATCCACGCTGCTGAGGTGTTGCAACCTGCTGGAGGACAGCCAGCAGGGCGAGGTCCTGTTCAAGGGCGAGCCGGTCGCCTGGAAAGGCAGCGGCCACGCCCGCCGCCCCAGCGACCCGAAACAGGTGCTGCGCATCCGCACCAACCTCAGCATGGTGTTCCAGCAATTCAACCTGTGGTCCCATATGACCATCCTGCAGAATGTGATGGAGGCGCCGCTGACCGTGCTCGGTCGTGACCGGGCCGAGGTCGAGACATCGGCCCGCGGCTATCTGGAAAAGGTCGGGATCGGCGACAAATGCGATGTCTACCCTGCCCAGCTGTCCGGCGGCCAGCAACAGCGCGCCGCGATTGCGCGCGGTCTGTGCATGGAGCCCGAGGCGCTGCTGTTCGACGAGCCGACCAGCGCGCTGGACCCGGAGCTGGAACAGGAGGTGGTCAAGGTCATCAAGGACCTGGCCGCCGAGGGCCGTACCATGCTGATCGTGACCCACGACATGAAACTGGCCGCGGATGTATCCGACCACGTCATATTCCTGCATCAGGGCCTGATCGAGGAAGAAGGCCCGCCGGACACCCTGTTCGGCGCCCCCAAATCAGAACGCCTGCGCGGGTTCCTTTCCGCGACCCACGCAACGTAA
- a CDS encoding ABC transporter permease, which translates to MSCLQTIQDYALRSMGIGERLLPRDNFTLCEQFTLIGSGMLWNIYFGTLALISGFFLATALGVGKASPNPLLRKPSEWFIFIFRGSPLFIQFFFGYFLFLTLKQQSAIFDPFSAAWLGALVVLFCNTAAYSGEIFYGALQSVPKGDIEAADAYGLSGWKRFRRVIWPTMLRLAWPAYTNEAIFLFHATTLVFFSGFPAVQQKGDALYYASYFADKTFNPFIPYPILAGYFILLTLVIIGLFGVFNARLNRHLPQDTRQKLRLRPNLIR; encoded by the coding sequence ATGAGCTGCCTTCAGACCATACAGGACTACGCCCTGCGGTCGATGGGGATCGGCGAACGCCTGCTGCCACGGGACAATTTCACCCTGTGCGAACAGTTCACGCTGATCGGTTCGGGGATGTTGTGGAACATCTACTTCGGGACCCTGGCGTTGATCAGCGGCTTTTTCCTGGCCACCGCCCTTGGGGTGGGCAAGGCAAGTCCAAACCCGCTGCTGCGCAAGCCGTCGGAGTGGTTCATCTTCATCTTCCGCGGCTCGCCGCTCTTCATCCAGTTCTTCTTTGGCTACTTCCTGTTTCTCACCCTCAAACAGCAGTCGGCGATCTTCGACCCCTTTTCCGCCGCATGGCTGGGGGCGCTGGTTGTGCTGTTCTGCAACACCGCCGCCTACAGCGGTGAAATTTTCTACGGCGCGCTGCAATCGGTGCCCAAGGGCGACATCGAGGCGGCGGATGCCTATGGTCTGTCGGGCTGGAAACGATTTCGGCGGGTGATCTGGCCCACCATGCTGCGACTGGCCTGGCCGGCCTACACGAACGAGGCGATCTTTCTGTTTCACGCCACGACGCTGGTGTTCTTCAGCGGTTTCCCGGCAGTTCAGCAGAAGGGCGACGCGCTGTATTACGCCAGCTATTTCGCGGACAAGACCTTCAATCCTTTCATTCCCTACCCGATCCTTGCGGGCTATTTCATCCTGCTGACACTGGTGATCATCGGGCTCTTCGGGGTGTTCAACGCCCGGCTCAACCGGCATCTGCCGCAGGACACCCGCCAAAAATTACGCTTGCGCCCCAATCTGATCCGGTAG
- a CDS encoding TerB family tellurite resistance protein yields the protein MFADFIKRLTQPDPAPLPDTDARLALTALLVRVARSDNDYDADEVQRIEQIARDRYGLTGDEATALRTDAEELEAQAPDTVRFTRAIKDAVPYENRVGVIEALWKVVLADGTRADEEDALLRLVTNLLGVEDKDSALARQRVEGQ from the coding sequence ATGTTCGCTGACTTCATCAAACGGCTGACCCAGCCCGATCCCGCCCCGCTTCCCGATACCGACGCCCGTCTGGCGCTGACGGCGCTTTTGGTGCGCGTCGCCCGGTCCGACAACGACTACGATGCCGACGAGGTGCAGCGAATCGAACAGATCGCCCGCGACCGCTACGGGCTGACCGGGGACGAGGCGACCGCGCTGCGCACTGACGCCGAAGAACTGGAGGCGCAGGCCCCTGACACCGTCCGCTTTACCCGGGCGATCAAGGACGCGGTGCCCTACGAGAATCGCGTCGGCGTGATCGAGGCGCTGTGGAAGGTCGTGCTGGCCGATGGCACCCGCGCCGACGAAGAAGACGCGCTGCTGCGGCTTGTCACCAACCTGTTGGGGGTCGAAGACAAGGACAGCGCGCTTGCCCGCCAACGGGTCGAGGGCCAGTAA
- a CDS encoding ABC transporter permease gives MFDACADPSTLEGLGWLWCYLTTGKHVAFYTAFGTVLLLLAITAPTALAFGFGGAMAARAGFAPLRWFGKGYIAIVRGVPDIAFFLFFVIALDQGIEYLRHLWKCPDWDQPIRQGSDFLVCQAAKMPLGNSPQWVHETYGFALAVLTFAIVFGAFAANVLFGAMRAVPRAQIETAESYGMTARQTFWRILVPQMWVYALPGLSNLWMVLIKSTPLLFLLGVEDIVYWARELGAAKTPRFTDYPHGDWRVWYFLALLVFYLAFTRVSEIVLGRLMKRLTRGQATMGGEAQRKAA, from the coding sequence ATGTTTGACGCCTGCGCCGATCCATCGACGCTGGAGGGGCTCGGCTGGCTCTGGTGCTACCTGACGACGGGCAAGCATGTGGCGTTCTATACCGCCTTCGGCACCGTGCTGCTGCTGCTCGCGATCACCGCGCCCACCGCGCTGGCCTTCGGCTTCGGCGGCGCGATGGCGGCGCGGGCGGGCTTTGCCCCGCTGCGGTGGTTCGGCAAGGGTTATATCGCCATCGTGCGCGGCGTGCCGGATATCGCCTTTTTCCTGTTCTTCGTCATCGCGCTGGACCAGGGCATCGAATACCTGCGCCACCTGTGGAAATGCCCCGACTGGGATCAGCCGATCCGCCAGGGCAGCGACTTTCTGGTGTGTCAGGCCGCCAAGATGCCGCTTGGCAATTCCCCGCAATGGGTGCACGAAACCTACGGCTTTGCCCTGGCGGTTCTGACCTTTGCCATCGTCTTTGGGGCCTTCGCGGCCAATGTCCTGTTCGGCGCCATGCGCGCCGTGCCCCGCGCACAGATCGAAACCGCGGAAAGCTACGGCATGACCGCGCGCCAGACCTTCTGGCGGATTCTGGTGCCACAGATGTGGGTCTATGCGCTGCCCGGCCTGTCGAACCTGTGGATGGTACTGATCAAGTCCACCCCGCTGCTGTTCCTGCTGGGGGTCGAGGACATCGTCTATTGGGCCCGCGAACTGGGCGCGGCCAAGACGCCCCGCTTTACCGACTACCCGCATGGTGACTGGCGGGTGTGGTACTTCCTCGCGCTGCTGGTCTTCTACCTTGCCTTCACGCGGGTCTCCGAAATCGTGCTGGGCCGCCTGATGAAGCGCCTCACACGCGGGCAAGCCACCATGGGCGGCGAAGCGCAGAGGAAAGCCGCATGA
- a CDS encoding glutamine synthetase family protein: MQNWLRKNPHVRTIRVAAADLNGQPRGKRIPSRFADKVTTEGTRFPFSVLNLDIWGEDIDDSPLVFDSGDRDGVLKPTERGFLPMPWLETPSALLPIWMFHEDGRPYEGDPRHALRAVLDRFKARGLTPVCAVELEFFLIDDSGRNLQVPISPRSGKRRKAAETLSIRALDQFDNFFTDLYDACEEMDIPADTAISEAGLGQFEINMMHCDDALRAADDAWLFKMLVKGLARRHGFAASFMAKPYQDYAGSGLHTHFSVLDQNGKNVFDNGGPEGTDLMKNAVAGCLAAMAGSALVFAPHLNSYDRLVPGNHAPTGVSWAYENRTSSIRIPSGSNAARRIEHRVSGGDVNPYLMLAAVLGAAITGIEDAATPPPPVTGNAYEADLPQIPATWDAAIDAFETDPHVARIFAPELIRNLVLTKRQEVHYMQELTPEERVIIYLDTV; this comes from the coding sequence ATGCAGAACTGGCTCCGCAAGAACCCGCATGTCCGCACGATCCGTGTGGCGGCGGCAGACCTCAACGGACAACCGCGCGGCAAGCGTATCCCCAGCCGTTTCGCCGACAAGGTGACGACCGAGGGCACCCGCTTTCCCTTTTCAGTGCTGAACCTCGACATCTGGGGCGAGGACATCGACGACAGCCCGCTGGTTTTCGACAGCGGCGACCGTGACGGCGTGCTGAAACCGACCGAGCGTGGGTTCCTGCCGATGCCCTGGCTGGAAACGCCCTCTGCCCTGCTGCCGATCTGGATGTTCCACGAGGATGGCCGCCCCTACGAGGGCGATCCGCGCCATGCGTTGCGCGCTGTGCTCGACCGGTTCAAGGCCCGCGGTCTGACCCCCGTCTGCGCGGTGGAGCTTGAGTTCTTTCTGATCGACGATTCGGGCCGCAACCTGCAGGTGCCGATCAGTCCCCGCTCGGGCAAGCGGCGCAAGGCGGCGGAAACCCTGTCGATCCGCGCGCTGGACCAGTTCGACAACTTCTTTACCGATCTCTACGACGCCTGCGAGGAAATGGACATTCCCGCCGACACCGCCATTTCCGAAGCGGGTCTGGGCCAGTTCGAGATCAACATGATGCATTGCGACGACGCCCTGCGCGCCGCCGACGATGCCTGGCTGTTCAAGATGCTGGTCAAGGGGCTGGCGCGGCGGCACGGCTTTGCCGCGTCGTTCATGGCCAAACCTTACCAGGATTATGCCGGCTCGGGCCTGCACACCCATTTTTCGGTGCTGGACCAGAACGGCAAGAACGTGTTCGACAACGGCGGGCCGGAAGGCACCGATTTGATGAAGAACGCCGTGGCGGGCTGTCTTGCCGCGATGGCCGGGTCTGCGCTGGTGTTCGCGCCGCACCTCAACAGCTACGACCGGCTGGTTCCCGGCAACCATGCCCCCACCGGCGTCAGCTGGGCCTACGAGAACCGGACCTCGTCCATCCGCATCCCGTCGGGCAGCAACGCCGCGCGGCGGATCGAACACCGGGTCTCGGGGGGCGACGTGAACCCCTACCTGATGCTTGCCGCTGTGCTGGGCGCCGCCATCACCGGCATCGAGGATGCGGCCACGCCACCGCCGCCGGTCACTGGCAACGCCTACGAAGCCGACCTGCCCCAGATCCCGGCAACCTGGGATGCCGCCATCGACGCCTTTGAAACCGATCCTCATGTCGCGCGCATCTTTGCGCCCGAACTGATCCGCAACCTCGTGCTGACAAAACGGCAGGAAGTGCATTACATGCAGGAACTGACCCCGGAGGAACGGGTCATCATCTACCTAGACACGGTATAG